From the genome of Nakamurella flavida:
GCCTGCTCGACGGCTCGGTGACGCCGGTCGCCGGTGCCGTCCGGTGGGGTGGCACCGAGCTCGCGGACCTGGACCGGGCCGCCGTCCGGTCCCGCATCCTCGCCGAGCCGCACGCGGTGCACCTGCTCGGCGGCACGCTGACCGAGGTGCTCGACACCGGGCGCGGGACCGATCCGGGGACCCTGGCCGCCGCCCTGCGCGCGGCGCAGACCGCCGACGTGGTCGCGCTTCCCGGTGCCGGGGCCGGTGCGGATGTCGGCCGGCTGCTGGACGACGCGGTGCAGGACCACGGCACGGACCTCTCCGGAGGGCAGCGTCAACGGGTCGCCCTGGCCCGGGCGTTGGCCGCCGAACCGCCGGTTCTCGTCCTGCGGGATCCGCTCAGCGCCGTCGACGCCGTCACCGAGGACGCGGCCGCCCAGGGCATCCGCACCCTGCGGGCCCACCCCTGGTTCCGCACCGTCGTGGTGACCTCCTCGCCCCTGGTGCTGGCCCGTTGCGACCGGGTGGTGTTCGTCGCCGCCGACGGTGCCGCGACGGTGGGCACGCACGCCGACCTGCGCGATCGCCCCGACTACGCCGCGGCGGTGCTCCGATGACCGGCCCCGGGGGAACGGGTGACGAGATGACCGGGGACGCGGGGAGTCCGGTGCGGGCGACCCTGCCGGTGGCATCGGGCCGGGCGACGTGGCGGGCCCTGGTCCGGGCGGCCGCCGCGCACGGGGGGCTGACCCTGGGCACGGTGCTGCTGACCTGCGTGGCCGGCATCGGGGTGGTCGCCGGGCCGGTGCTGCTCGGACAGGTGGTCGACACCGTCCGGGCGGGGAGCACCTCGGCGCTCGTCCCCCTGCTGGTCGGGCTGGGCGCCGCCGTGGTGCTGACCGCCGTCTTCACCGGCTGGTCGCTCCGGGAGGCCCAGCGCCTCGGGGCGACCATCTCGGCCGACCTGCGCGAGGAGGTGCTGGCCGCCGCGTTGACCCTGCCCGCCCCGGTCCTGGAGGAGGTCGGGCACGGCGACGTCGCGTCCCGCGTCACCGAGGACGTCGAGTACTTCGTCGAATCTGTCCCGGTGGGCGCAGCCGTCTTCACCTCGGCCATCACCGTGCTGTGGTCGGCCACCGGGTTCGCCGTCCTGGACTGGCGGCTGGCCCTGGCCTTCCTGACCGTGTTGCCGGTCTACGCCGTCGGCCTGCGCTGGTACCTGCCCCGTGCGGCACCGATCTACGCGCGGGAGCGGCGGCTCGCCGCGGACCGGTCAGGGGTGATCCTGCAGACCCTGCACGGGCTGAGCACCGTGCGCGCCTACGGGACCGGGCCGTTGCAGACCGGGCGCATCGAGCGGGCCGGGGCGGACAACCTCGCCGCGGCCGTCGCCGCCCGCGGGTTGTTCTCCCGGTTCGGCCTGTTCACCAACGGGGCCGAGGCCGTCGGCCTGTGTGCGCTGATCGTCGTCGGGCACCTGCTGGTCGGGGCGCAGGCCACCACGGTCGGTGCGGTGACGGCGGCGGCCCTGCTCTTCCACCGGCTCTTCGGGCCGTTGGGCATCCTGCTCATGTCGTTCGACGACGTGCAGCGGGCCGGGGCGGCGCTGGCCCGCATGGTCGGCGTGACCGCCACCCCGCGGGCGGACCTGCCCGCGCACCCCGGTCCGGACGGGCCGGTGACCGTGCGCGTGCGCGGGCTGGGCCACTCCTACGACGGGGTGCGGCCGGTGCTGACCGATGTCGAGCTGGTCGTGCCGGCGGGGACCTCCCTGGCCGTGGTCGGCGCGAGCGGTGCGGGGAAGACCACCCTGGCCGCCCTGATCGGCGGGGCGTTCCCCGCCGCCACCGGCCACACCGACCTGGTCACCGACGCGGGCACGGTCACCGTCGGCCGGCTCGGCGAGGACGAGCTCCGCTCGTGGGTGGGCATCGTCACGCAGGAGACCCACGTCTTCTCCGGGTCGGTGCGGGCCGACGTGACGCTCGCGGCGCCCGACCGGTCCGAGGCGCAGCTGCGAGCCGCGCTGGCCCTGGTCGGGGCCGACACCTGGGTGGACGCGTTGCCCGAGGGGCTCGACACGCTCATCGGCGGCGGCGGACACGCGCTCACCGCCGTGCAGGTGCAGCAGCTGGCCCTGGCCCGGATCGCGCTGCGCGATCCCCCCGTGGTCATCCTCGACGAGGCCACGGCGGAGGCCGGTAGCGCCGGGGCGCGACAGCTGGAATCGGCGGCCGGGGCGGTGCTGCGCGGACGGACCGCGGTGGTCGTCGCCCACCGACTGACCCAGGCCCGGGCGTGCGACGCGATCGCCGTCCTCGCCCACGGCCGGGTCGTGGAGCTCGGGTCGCACGACGACCTCGTCGCCCGGGGCGGGCGGTACGCCACCCTGTGGTCCACCTGGTCCCGGGGGTGAGCGGCCTCAGTTCGCCGTGTACGGGGCGCGCCCCAGTTCGACGGCCGGGCGGGAGGCGCTGTGGGCCAGCAGACCGAGCTCGCGGCGGAGCAGCCGGACCTCCTCCCGCAGCCGGGCGGCGATACCGGGTGCGGCGAGCAGGGTCTGCTTGTCGGTCACGTCGGCCACCATCGAGGCGGCGATGAGCGAGGCGACCTCGGCCGGATCGGCCGGGAGGTCCGGCATCGGGTCGGCCGACGTCCCCTGGGCAGTGAGGAGAGCCTCCCGGTAGCGGACGAACAGCCGGCCGGCCGTGGCGGCCAGGGCGGCGTCCTGCGGGCCCACCGGGTCGGCGAGCAGCTCGACCTCCGAGCGGAGCAGCTCGTCACCGGTGACCTCACCGAGGCGGAACCGCTCCAGGCCGACGGCGACGATGTCGAAGCGGCCGTCCGGGTATTGCTCGACCCGGCGCAGATCGGCCGTGCAGCCGATGTCGTGCAGGGCGGTGACGCCGTCCACGCCGACCTCGTGACCGGCCTTGATGGCCACCACCCCGAACCGGCGCGGCGGGTCGGGCAGGGCGACCAGTTCCTGGACGAGGGCGCGGTACCGGGCCTCGAAGACGTGCAGCGGAAGCACGACACCGGGGAACAACACGGTGCCGAGCGGGAAGAGCGGCAGGGACAGGGCCACCGGCCCAGGCTACGTGCGCCGGCCGAGCGGGGCCCGGACGTGCGACCCCGGACAGCACGAGACCCGGCACTCCGAGCGGAGTACCGGGTCCGGGGTGGCGCTGGGGGTCAGCGACGAGCCTTGCTGCCGAACTTGATCCACAGCAGCAGGACGATGATCGCGCCGATGATCGAGCCGATCAGCCCGGAGGTCTGGAAGAACCCGTTCGCGGCGTCCTTGTTGAAGATGAGCTTGCCGAGGAACCCACCGACGATCGAACCGATGACGCCGAGCAGGATCGTCATCGGGATCGAGATGTTCTGCTTGCCGGGGACGACGAGCCGGGCGATCGCGCCGGCCACCAGGCCGATGAGGATCATGCCGAGGATGAAGCCGATCATGTGAAACCTCCATGGCCTGACGGCCGGACAACACTTCAGCCGATCGGTCGATCGGACCCGCCGACCTTACGCCGTCAGTGCGTGGTGCAGACGGGGTGTCGATCACGAATGCATCACGGATTCGCCACCGAATGGGGCGGCGAGCGCAAGACGTGGTGACACAACGCACATGCCCCTCCTCGTTCGTGGAGGGTGGCCCAGGATCCGGCTCCACGATCGGCCCGCGGGCACCAACGGCCGGATGGCCGGCCCCCGGGAGGGGACCGGCCATCCGGCGGTGCTGGCGGAGCGGGGTCAGTTGCTGTTGACCTCGACGCCCGCGGACTCGTTGCTCATCGTGGAGCCGGCATCGGCGGCCTGCACCTCGGTCGTCGAGTCGTCGGTGATCAGGCTGCCGCTGGCGGACTCGAGGTGCGCGCGGATGAACCAGTGGAAGAGCTCCAGCTGGCCGAGCTGGCCGACCAGCAGATCGTTGGTCACCGTGTCGATCTCCTCGGTGTCCGCGGCGGCCTTGCGGTGGCTGCCGATGACGCCCTGGTACACCAGGTCGAGCGCGCCCAGGTGGGCGATGGTGTCGGCCCGGTCGATCGAGTAGTCGTCCCAGGTGCGTCCCTCGACGATGGCGCCGGGGGTGCCCTTGGGCGACAGGCCCAGGGTGGCCACGCGCTCGGCGACCTCGTCGGCGAACTCGCGGACCACGGTGACCTGCGGGTCGATCATCTCGTGGACGGAGATGAAGTGCGGGCCGACGACGTTCCAGTGGACGTGCTTGAGGGTCAGCGCCAGGTCGTTCAGGGCGTTGAGCCGGTCCTGCAGGATGGTCGCGACCTGGCTACCGACCTCGGGGGTCAGCGACGGGACGGTGTAGCGGGGAAGCGGGCTTCGACGTGCCATGGATGTTCCTCCTCGTGAACCACCCGCGAGGGTGGGCTGTCCGGCATGCGTGGGTCTCGGGCCCGGCCTCGGCCCGGGGATCGACCGGACGTCCGGCGATCATCGCGAGGCCGTGGGCGACGGGTCTCGAGCCCGTTCCCATAGTGCCCTGGGTCCATCCGGTGAAACGTGCGGGGGTCCCGGCTCATTCCTCGGGCCCGGACCGGCGGGGGCTGTCCGCCGCCCACGCCGACGGGCCACCCCGGTCCGCTTCCCGACCCGACGGGGCCCGGCCGTCGTCGGGTCGACCTCCGTCGCCGTACACCGCGACGCGGTCGCGGCCCGAGTGCTTGGCGTCGTACATGGCCAGGTCGGCGGCGCTGAGCAGGTGATCGGCGGTCACCGTGGCCCGGTCGACCAGGGCGACCCCGACACTCGCCGTGACCGCGGGCAGGCGGGCGTCGCGGCTGTGTTCGCGGATCAGCTGGACCAGGTCGGCGGCCACGGTGACCGCCCCGTCCCGGTCGGACCGGGGCAGCAGGACCGCGAACTCGTCGCCACCCTGCCGTGCGACCACGTCGGTGCCGCGGATCCGGGTGGACAGGATCTCGGCGACGGCGATGATGAGCTCGTCACCGGCCTGGTGGCCGAGGGTGTCGTTGACCCGTTTGAAGCGGTCCAGGTCGAGCAGCAGAAGGGCACCCCGGGGTCCGGTCGTGGCGCAGCGGCGCAGGTGGGCGGCCAACTCGGCGTCGAACTTGCGCCGGTTGGCCAGGCCGGTCAGGGGGTCGTGCTCGGCGAAGTGCAGCAGCTGGAGTTCGTGCCGGGTCGCCTCCGTCACGTCCACCGCGGTGACCAGGAGGGACTCGACGCGGTCGTCGACCATCAGCGGCACCGCGGTGATGGCCAGATGCACGGCCTCGCCCCGGCCCACCCGGATCGTCCGCTGGACGGTGATCTCCCGCAGGCGGCCGGCCAGCATGTCCGCCAGTCGGGGAGGCTCGGGGTGGGTGGCGGCGAACGGGGTGTCGTGGGCGTGCCGGCCGAGCAGTTCCTCCCGTTCCCAACCGATCAGCCGGGCCATCGCCGCGTTGACCTGGGAGATGCACCCGTCGGTGCCGATCAGGAGCATGCCGTGCGGGGTGTCGTCGAACAGCTGCCCGAACCGGTCCCGGGCCCGACGCAGTTCGGCCTCGCGGGCCCTGATCTGGGTGACGTCCCGGGTGACGACCAGGACCTCCCGCCGCCCGTCGCGGACGGGCAGCGGCACGGCGGTGACCTCGTGGGTGAGTCCGGTGCGGCTGGAGTGCAGTTCGTCGCTCCCCGGTTCCCCGTCCAACGCCGCCCGGACCATGGGTTCCAGCGGCAGCAGATGGGAGGGCAGCAGCGATGCCCCGTCGGCGGCGGTCACGGCGGCATCGGCCGCGCTCGGACCGTCCGGGTCCGGCTCGTCCGTCGGGCCGGTGGCGCCGCGACCGGTCAGCGCGCTGTGGTACCCCAGGTCGGCGCCCACCACGGCCACCGCGGTGTCGGGCAGGTGGCCGAGCAGCTCCCGCCAGCGCCGTTCGGCGGCGGCGAGTTCGTGGCGCGCCGCTTCCTGGTCGGTGACGTCGCTGGCCACCCCGGTCCACCCCGTCGCGCTGCCGTCCGAGCTGGTCATCCGGGTCACGGTGACGTGGGCCCGCAGGGTGCTGCCGTCCCGGCGCGCCAGCCGCAGCACCGATTCGCTGGACCCGTCCCGCAGCAGGTCCTGCACCATCACCTCGCTCGGTGAGTCCAGACCGAGCTCCGCCGCGCGGCGGGCCAGGCCCGGCTCGTCCTGCACGAAGCGGTCGGCGCGGGATCCGACGACGTCCTCGGCGCGCCAGCCGAGCATCCGCTCCGCCCCCGGGCTGAACAGGGTGATGACCCCGTCGTCGTCGGTGGCGACCACGGCGTGCCCGGTGGCCGCCCGCAGCACGGAGGTCAGCTGGGCGGCCGATCGGCGGTGCCGGGCCCCGGCCACGCGCAACTGCTGCACACCCTGCTGCAGGGGGGTGCCCAGGGCCAGCACGATGGCCGTCCACAGCACCCCCCGGCGCCAGTCACCCGGCGTGTAGTCCGGAGCGCCCACGACGACCAGGGGCACCACGAACAGGGCGGCGGTGGCGGCGGCCACGGTCCACAGCTGGGTGCGGGTGCCGAAGACGACGACCCACAGCAGGGGGAGCAGCAGGAGCGGGGCCAGGCCGGAGGCGCTCCCGCCGCCCAGCGACCGGGCCGCGGCCAGGCCCAGGATGAAGACCAGGGGCGGGGCCGCGCGCAGGAGGATCCGATCGGCCCGGCGGACGGCTGCGACCGCGAGTCCGGTGGCGAGCAGGGTTCCGAGCAGGAGCGCCAACGCGGAGAGCGGGGCCGAGGCGGTCGGCCCGTTCATCGGCGGGACGAGCATGGTGGCCGCGGCGATGAGCGGGACGGCGGCGAAGGGCCACCCCGTCCGCAGGGTCAGCCGGAGCGCGGGTTCCATGCCACCCCCCGACGGAACGGCCGGCCACCTCCCCAGGCGGTCGTGCGCCGTGACGATACCGCGCGGCCCGGAAGCGGACCGTGAGGAACCCGGACCGCCCCCGGTCGGTCAGTCGGTCGGGGTGCCCCGGGTGCCGGCGGCGACCCGGCGGGAGGACGCGCTGAGGGCGGCCCGCGGGAAGGAGGTCACCGGCAGGACGAACAGCGCGGCCAGCGTCCAGAACATCGGCAGGCTGCCGGCCAGCATGGCCAGCGGCCCGAGACCGGTGTAGTCGACGTCGGGCAGACCCAGCACGATGCGGGTGTCCCAGCCCCAGATGAAGACGCCGGTCGCGACCAGCACGGCAGGACCGATCAGCGGACGGAGCCGGGGCGCGACCGGGCCGCCGGAGCGGACGGCGGCCAGCACGCCGCGAATCAGCGTGCTGCCCAGGATGACCATGGCCGGGAGCACCCAGACGATGTGGTGCGGCCAGCTGACCGGGCTGATCAGCACGCCCACCAGACCGGTCAGGGTGATCGCGGCCAGCACGTCCCCGGCGGCGACCGCGCTGCGGACCCGCCGGTAGCCGGCGACCAGCAGGACGAGCACCAGCAGGCCCCACACCGCGGTGCTGGGCGGCAACGGGGAGGTGAAACGGGCCAGCAGGCCGTTGATCGACTGGTTCGCCGAGCTGCCGAGGAATCCGACGCGGTCGGACTCGAAGAGCAGGGAGGTGTAGAAGCGCCAGGTCTCGGCGGGGGCGACGACGGCGGCGGCCAGGGTCGCGGTCACCGCGGTGCCCAGGGCGACGAGCGCGGCCCGCCACTGCCGGGAGACCAGCAGGTACAGCAGGAAGATGCCCGGGGTCAGCTTGATCGCCATGGCCAGCCCGATCCCGACGCCGGTGAACCGGCTGCCGCGGCGGGCCAGCACCAGCACATCCAGCAGGACGAGCAGCATGAGGAACAGGTTGATCTGTCCGAAGCCGAGCGTCTGGCGCATGGGCTCGAGCAGGAACGCGATCGCGGTGACCACGCCGACGACGGCGACCGTCATGCCGCGGGGGATGATCACGCGCTCGCGCAGGATGAGCAGCACACAGGCGGCGGCGGACAGCACGATGGCCGGCAGGGTGATCGCCTTGACCACCGCGAAGGTGGTGGCGGCCATCGGCGACATCAGCACCGCGGCCAGCGGCGGGTACGTGTAGCCGAGCGAGATGTTCACCGGGTCGAACTGCGAGTAGTCGTAGATGTCGTTGCCGGCGGCCCAGAAGTGCACGGCCCGGAAGTAGATGGCCAGATCGAACTGGTGGTGGTGCGGGCCGACGACCGTGTGCGCCCACAGGTAGACCGCGTAGCCGGCGGTCAGTGCGGGGAGGATCGAGAGGATCACCCGGGCGGCGCGGGGGAGCGCGGTCCACC
Proteins encoded in this window:
- a CDS encoding LON peptidase substrate-binding domain-containing protein encodes the protein MALSLPLFPLGTVLFPGVVLPLHVFEARYRALVQELVALPDPPRRFGVVAIKAGHEVGVDGVTALHDIGCTADLRRVEQYPDGRFDIVAVGLERFRLGEVTGDELLRSEVELLADPVGPQDAALAATAGRLFVRYREALLTAQGTSADPMPDLPADPAEVASLIAASMVADVTDKQTLLAAPGIAARLREEVRLLRRELGLLAHSASRPAVELGRAPYTAN
- a CDS encoding ABC transporter ATP-binding protein; the protein is MTGPGGTGDEMTGDAGSPVRATLPVASGRATWRALVRAAAAHGGLTLGTVLLTCVAGIGVVAGPVLLGQVVDTVRAGSTSALVPLLVGLGAAVVLTAVFTGWSLREAQRLGATISADLREEVLAAALTLPAPVLEEVGHGDVASRVTEDVEYFVESVPVGAAVFTSAITVLWSATGFAVLDWRLALAFLTVLPVYAVGLRWYLPRAAPIYARERRLAADRSGVILQTLHGLSTVRAYGTGPLQTGRIERAGADNLAAAVAARGLFSRFGLFTNGAEAVGLCALIVVGHLLVGAQATTVGAVTAAALLFHRLFGPLGILLMSFDDVQRAGAALARMVGVTATPRADLPAHPGPDGPVTVRVRGLGHSYDGVRPVLTDVELVVPAGTSLAVVGASGAGKTTLAALIGGAFPAATGHTDLVTDAGTVTVGRLGEDELRSWVGIVTQETHVFSGSVRADVTLAAPDRSEAQLRAALALVGADTWVDALPEGLDTLIGGGGHALTAVQVQQLALARIALRDPPVVILDEATAEAGSAGARQLESAAGAVLRGRTAVVVAHRLTQARACDAIAVLAHGRVVELGSHDDLVARGGRYATLWSTWSRG
- a CDS encoding GlsB/YeaQ/YmgE family stress response membrane protein codes for the protein MIGFILGMILIGLVAGAIARLVVPGKQNISIPMTILLGVIGSIVGGFLGKLIFNKDAANGFFQTSGLIGSIIGAIIVLLLWIKFGSKARR
- a CDS encoding Dps family protein, with translation MARRSPLPRYTVPSLTPEVGSQVATILQDRLNALNDLALTLKHVHWNVVGPHFISVHEMIDPQVTVVREFADEVAERVATLGLSPKGTPGAIVEGRTWDDYSIDRADTIAHLGALDLVYQGVIGSHRKAAADTEEIDTVTNDLLVGQLGQLELFHWFIRAHLESASGSLITDDSTTEVQAADAGSTMSNESAGVEVNSN
- a CDS encoding glycosyltransferase 87 family protein, translating into MTTIERTPSATAALQSWWTALPRAARVILSILPALTAGYAVYLWAHTVVGPHHHQFDLAIYFRAVHFWAAGNDIYDYSQFDPVNISLGYTYPPLAAVLMSPMAATTFAVVKAITLPAIVLSAAACVLLILRERVIIPRGMTVAVVGVVTAIAFLLEPMRQTLGFGQINLFLMLLVLLDVLVLARRGSRFTGVGIGLAMAIKLTPGIFLLYLLVSRQWRAALVALGTAVTATLAAAVVAPAETWRFYTSLLFESDRVGFLGSSANQSINGLLARFTSPLPPSTAVWGLLVLVLLVAGYRRVRSAVAAGDVLAAITLTGLVGVLISPVSWPHHIVWVLPAMVILGSTLIRGVLAAVRSGGPVAPRLRPLIGPAVLVATGVFIWGWDTRIVLGLPDVDYTGLGPLAMLAGSLPMFWTLAALFVLPVTSFPRAALSASSRRVAAGTRGTPTD
- a CDS encoding diguanylate cyclase; this encodes MEPALRLTLRTGWPFAAVPLIAAATMLVPPMNGPTASAPLSALALLLGTLLATGLAVAAVRRADRILLRAAPPLVFILGLAAARSLGGGSASGLAPLLLLPLLWVVVFGTRTQLWTVAAATAALFVVPLVVVGAPDYTPGDWRRGVLWTAIVLALGTPLQQGVQQLRVAGARHRRSAAQLTSVLRAATGHAVVATDDDGVITLFSPGAERMLGWRAEDVVGSRADRFVQDEPGLARRAAELGLDSPSEVMVQDLLRDGSSESVLRLARRDGSTLRAHVTVTRMTSSDGSATGWTGVASDVTDQEAARHELAAAERRWRELLGHLPDTAVAVVGADLGYHSALTGRGATGPTDEPDPDGPSAADAAVTAADGASLLPSHLLPLEPMVRAALDGEPGSDELHSSRTGLTHEVTAVPLPVRDGRREVLVVTRDVTQIRAREAELRRARDRFGQLFDDTPHGMLLIGTDGCISQVNAAMARLIGWEREELLGRHAHDTPFAATHPEPPRLADMLAGRLREITVQRTIRVGRGEAVHLAITAVPLMVDDRVESLLVTAVDVTEATRHELQLLHFAEHDPLTGLANRRKFDAELAAHLRRCATTGPRGALLLLDLDRFKRVNDTLGHQAGDELIIAVAEILSTRIRGTDVVARQGGDEFAVLLPRSDRDGAVTVAADLVQLIREHSRDARLPAVTASVGVALVDRATVTADHLLSAADLAMYDAKHSGRDRVAVYGDGGRPDDGRAPSGREADRGGPSAWAADSPRRSGPEE